The Microbacterium sp. LKL04 sequence CGTGACCGGGATGTCCTCGTTGCTCAGCTTGCGGATCGCGGGGACCAGGCCCACCGTCGAGACGGTGATGCCGCGTGCGCTCATGCCGAGGCCGTGCTTCTTGTCGACCATCGTCCGGACGGCCTGCATGACCCGGGCGTAGTTGGCGAGCGGCTCACCCATGCCCATGAAGACGATGTTCGTGACGCGCTCGTCCTTGTGGCCGACCTTCCGGGGGTCGCCGAGGCCGCCATCGGCGATGAGCCGGTTGGCGCGGACGACCTGGTCGACGATCTCGGCCGCAGACATGTTGCGGGTGAGGCCGGCCTGTCCGGTCGCGCAGAACGGGCAGTTCATGCCACAGCCGGCCTGGCTCGACACGCAGAGCGTGATGCGGCCGGTGTAGCGCATGAGCACCGACTCGACGAGGGCGCCGTCGTGCAGGCGCCACAGGAACTTGATCGTGTCGCCACCGTCGGTCTCAAGGCGGCGCACCTCGGTCATGAGATTCGGCAGGAGTCCGCCGACGAGCTCCTCGCGGTTACCTGCCGGCAGATCGGTCATGTGGGCGGGGTCCGACGTGTAGTGCTGGAAGTAGTGCTTCTCGAGCTGCCCGGCGCGGAAGCCCGGCATCCCGAGCTCCTTCAGCTTCTCGACGCGCGCATCGTGATCGAGGTCGGCGAGGTGCACCGGCGGCTTGCCGCGCTTGGGGCTCGCGAACTGCAGGAGCGGGCGACCCTCGGCATCCTTCGCCTGCGTCCACCCCTCGGTCGCGGGCCGCACCTGCTTGGGCGTCGTCGTACGCACGGCGGACATGCCTTCAGGGCGCGCGGAAGTGGGCTCGGTCATGCCTTCCAGGCTACCGGCGACGGGCTGGACGGATGCCGGACGACTCTAGACTCGGGGCATGACGGATGGGGCTCCGCGGCGCCGCGGAACGGTTGTGCACAAGGTGCTCAACAACAACGTCGTCATCTCGCTCGACGAGCAGGGCCGCGAACGCGTCCTCATGGGCCGCGGCCTCGGATTCCAGCTGAAGCCCACCGACTCCCTCGACCCTGCCAAGGTCGAGAAGACCTTCATCCTCGACGCCGGCGAGGACGGCGAGCGCGAACGCCGGATGCTGACCGACACCCCCTACCCGATCATCGAAGCCGTCTCGCGCGCCGTCGACCAGGCCGAGCGGACTCTCGGGCATCACCTCGGGCGCCGGTTGACCGTCGCGGTCATCGACCACGTCCAGTTCGTGCTGGAACGCTTGGACAAGGGCATCCGAATCCCGACGGCGAACATGCCGGAGCTGCGCGTCCTCCACCCGGCGGAGTTCGCCGCAGCCGCCGCGATGGCGGCGTCGATCTCCGAGGCACTCGGAACGGAACTGCCCGCCGAGGAGGCCGTCTTCCTCACGATGCACCTCCTGAACGCCACGCGGGACGAGCCGAACGGGACCGCTGCGCTGCTGTTCCGCCGCGTGCAGCACGTCGTCCTGACGGTCGAGAACGGGCTCGGCGTGAAGCTCGACGTCGAAAGCCCCGACTACGCCCGGTTCGTGCTGCACATCCAGTTCCTCTTGCAGCGGCTCGTGTCCAGATCGATGCTGCGCAGCGCCGACAGCTCGTTCTTCGAGTTCGCCAAGCACAGCTACCCGCGGTCGTATGCGATCGCGCAGGAGGTCAAGGCCTACGTCCGTGCGGCCACGGAGTCCGAGCTCACCGACGAGGAGCTGTTGTACGTCATTGTGCACGTCGAGCGGCTCGCATCCCAGGTCACCGCTTCGCCGGAGTGACCCTCGCGTCCCATTCGGATGCATGCTAACGTGACCTTCCGCAGGGCGATGCCGCCCTGCACGCGACGGATTGTTACTGCGACAGCAGGCAAAACCTGAACTCACATCGCTCGATGAGCGATGAACGAGTTCAGGTTTTTTTGTTGCCCGGAAACGGCTCCGACGCGTGACCCACCCGAGATGTGCCGCACCGATGCGGCAAGGAAGAGCGTGTCCCGATGGACTACTCGAAGACCGCGGCCGGCGTCCTGAAGGGCGTCGGCGGAGAAGAGAACGTCAGTTCGCTCGTGCACTGCGCGACGCGCCTGCGCTTCGTCCTCAAGGACGAGTCGAAGGCCGACAGCGCCGCCGTCAAGGCGACGCCCGGTGTCGTGACGGTCGCCCAGGCCGGCGGCCAGTATCAGGTCGTCATCGGCAACGACGTGCCCGACGTCTTCGCCGAGATCGGCAAGATCTCGAAGCTCGGCGCGGCCTCCGCCGACGGCGCGGCGAGCGACGCCCCGAAGGGCAACCTCTTCAACCGCTTCATCTCGATGATCTCGGCGATCTTCACGCCCGTCCTGTGGGCGCTCGCCGGCACGGGTCTGCTGAAGGCGTTCCTCGCGGCGGCCGTCACGTTCGGCTGGATCGCGACCGACACCTCGACCTACGCCGTCCTCAACGCACTGTCGGACGCCTTCATCAACTTCCTGCCGATCGCCCTGTCGATCACGGCCGCTCGCTACTTCAAGGCGAACGAGTGGACCTCGCTCGCGATCGCCGGCGCGCTCGTCTATCCGACGATGGCGGGCCTGGTCGGGCAGCCGGGGCTCAGCTTCTTCGGCATCCCCTTCACGATGGTCAGCTACGTCTCGAGCGTCATCCCGATCATTGTGATCGTCTGGCTGCAGAGCTACGCCGAGAAGTTCCTTTACCGCGTGCTCCCGGGCGCCGTGAAGCGCTTCATGACCCCGATGATCGTGGTGCTCATCGCCGTCCCGCTGGTCTTCGTCGTCATCGGCCCGATCTCGGACCTCCTCGGCGGTGGCCTGGGCAAGGGCATCGGCTGGGTCTTCGAGAACGCCCCGTGGGCGGGTGGCGCCATCATGGGCGGCCTCTGGCAGGTCTTCGTGATCTTCGGTCTGCACTGGGGTCTCGTTCCGCTGTTCACCCTCGAGTTCCAGACCACGGGACAGATCCTGCTGGTCGGCCCCGTCTTCGCCGCGGTCCTCGCGCAGGCGGCCGCCGTCGCCGGCGTCTGGGTGCGTGCGCGCAACAAGAACCTCAAGTCGCTCGCGGCCCCCGCGACCCTGTCGGGCTTCCTCGCCGGCATCACCGAGCCCGCGATCTACGGCATCAACCTTCCCCTCAAGCGCCCGTTCGCCTTCGGCATCGTCGGCGGCGCGATCGGCGGCGCGATCATCGGCATCGGCGGCGTCTTCGCAAAGGCGTTCGTCGTCCCCTCCGGCCTCGCCCTTCCGGCCCTGTTCGGTAACGGCAACATGTTCATGCTCGTCATCGGCCTCGGTGTCGCGATCGTCGTCCCGTTCCTGCTCACCGTGATCATCGGCTTCGTCGAGCCCGCTGAGGATGCGGCGCCCGCCCCGGCGACCGCGGAGAACGACCTCGCCGTCCTCAGCCCGCTCGATGGCACCGTGGTCCCGCTGTCCGAGACGCCGGATGCCGCGTTCGCCGAGGGCGCGCTCGGCGACGGCGTCGCGATCCTCCCTCGCAGCGGAGCCCTGTACGCCCCGTTCGACGCGACGATCGCCGCCGCGTTCCCGACCGGCCACGCCATCGGCCTGCGTCACGCGGACGGCGCCGAGGTGCTGATCCACATCGGCATCGACACGGTCAAACTCGGCGGGCAGCACTTCGACGTGAAGGTCACGACGGGCCAGCAGGTGAAGGCCGGCGACCTGCTCGTCGAGTTCGACGGCGACGCGATCGAGAAGGCCGGGTACGACCTGACCACGCCGATCGTCGTCACCAACGGCGAGCTCTACCCGGCGATCACCGACCGCGCTGCAGGCCCCATCGCCCACGGTGAGCCGCTGTTCACGGCGGTCTCGGTCGAGTCCGCGGCCGTCACGGCCTGACCCGCTCCGGATGCCGGGTGCCGCCGCACCCGAAGCGGCGACACCCGGCATCCCCCTCCCCCTCGAACCCACACGACACGACACGAAAGCGACTCATGAGCACCATCTCGTTCCCCGACGGCTTCCTCTGGGGCGGCGCGACCGCCGCGAACCAGCTCGAGGGCGCATACCTCGAAGACGGCAAGGGACTCTCGATCCAGGACGTGATGCCGCAGGGCATCATGACCCCGCGCAGCGAGGGCCCGACGGACGACAACCTGAAGCAGGTCGGCATCGACTTCTACCACCGGTACGCGGAGGACATCGCGCTCTTCGCCGAGATGGGGTTCAAGACCTTCCGGTTCTCGATCGCCTGGAGCCGCATCTTCCCCAAGGGCGACGAGACCGAACCCAACGAAGCCGGCCTCGCGTTCTACGACCGGGTCCTCGACGAGCTCGAGCGCCACGGCATCGAGCCGCTCGTCACGATCTCGCACTACGAGACCCCGTTACACCTCGCCGAGACCTATGACGGCTGGGTCAACCGCGACATGATCGGCTTCTACGAGCGCTACGTGCGGACGCTCTTCTCGCGCTACGGCGCCCGCGTGAAGTACTGGCTGACCTTCAACGAGATCAACTCGATCGTGCACGCGCCCTTCATGTCGGGCGGGATCAACACCCCGAAGGACGAGCTGTCGCCCTCGGACCTGTACCAGGCGATCCACCACGAGCTCGTTGCATCGGCGCTCGCGACCAAGGTGGCCCGTGAGCTCGCACCGAACGCGCAGGTCGGCTGCATGGTGCTGTCGATGCCGGTCTACCCGCTGACGCCGAACCCCGACGACGTGTTCGCGGCGCTCACGACGGAGCGCGTCAACCTCGCCTTCGGCGACATCCACGTGCGCGGCGAGTACCCCGGCTACTACCTGCGGAGCCTGCGCGAGCAGGGTGTTGAGCTGAACATCACCGACGAGGACCGCACGCTCCTCAAGGAGAACACCGTCGACTTCGTGTCGTTCAGCTACTACTCCTCGATCTGCGAGACGACCGACGAGTCGAAGCGCGTCATGGGCGAAGGCAACCTCTTCGGCGGCGTCAAGAACCCGACGCTGAAGGAGTCGGAGTGGGGCTGGCAGATCGACCCCGTCGGCCTCCGCCTCGTGCTGAACCAGTTCTGGGACCGCTGGCAGAAGCCGCTGTTCATCGTCGAGAACGGCCTGGGCGCGAAGGACCAGCTCGTCGAGGTCGACGGTGTGAAGACCGTCCAGGACGACTACCGCATCGCGTACCTGCAGGCGCACCTCGAGGCGGTCGGTGAAGCTATCGCCGACGGCGTCGACCTCATGGGCTACACGACCTGGGGGTGCATCGACCTCGTCTCGGCGTCGACCGCGCAGCTCAGCAAGCGGTACGGCTTCATCTACGTCGACCGGAACGACGACGGCAGCGGATCACTCGATCGCTACAAGAAGGCGTCGTTCGACTGGTACGCGGAGGTCATCCGCACGAACGGCGCGTCGCTGGCGCGCTGACTTGCCCTCCGATGCGGTCGTGGTTCGCCACGGCCGCATCGTTGTTCCCGGGGGTCCCGAGCCGGGCGGCGAGCGCTGCGATGTCGGCGGGCGTCGTGCGGCAGCACCCGCCGACGAGGCGGGCACCGGCATCCACCCAGTCGTCGACATCGGTGAAGGCGGACCCGGGTTCGCCGCGCCAGGTCCGGGATGCCGCATCCCACCGCTCGCCGCTGTTCGGGTACACGACGGCCGCTACCCCGGCCGGCACGTGCGAGAAGACGGCGGGAATGAGGTCGGGCGGGCAGCAGTTCGCCCCGACCGCGACGACCCCCGAGGCGGACGCCGCCGTGGCGAGGGCGGATGCCAGGCCGCCGCCGTCGAACGCCGTGCTCGCCGCGGACACCGAAATCCACGCCGGGACGTCGACCCCCTCGAGCGCGAGGGCGATCGCCTCGACCTCGACGGGAGAGGCGATGGTCTCGATCGCGAGCAGGTCGGCGCCGGCCGCGGCGAGCACCTCGATGCGGCGCCGATGCCACCGCGCCAGGTCGGTCGCAGAGACCCCGTAGTCCCCCGTGTACTCGCTGCCGTCGGCACGGACCGCTCCGAACGGACCGACGGATGCCGCGACCCACGCCCGCCCCTGCGCCGCTTCTCGCGCGAGCCGGACCGACGCCGTGAGCAGCCGGTCGACGGCCGCCTGGTCGTACCCGGCAGCGCCGAGGTTGTCGTACCCGAGCTGGTAGGAGGCGGTCGTGATCACCTCGGCGCCCGCGGCGACGAACTCGGCGTGCACGTCGCGGACATCGCCCGGCGCCTCGATGAGGACACCGGCCGACCAGAGCGCGCCGGCGAGGTCGTGCCCGCGGGCTTCGAGCATCGTCCCGAGTCCGCCGTCCAGGACGAGGGGGCGGCCTGCGATCACGGCGCGGACATCGGGCATGCGGTCACTCTAGGCTCGCCCGCTCTGCTCTCCCCCGTCGCATTACGCTGAAAGATGTGACGACTTCCCGCATCCGCCCGATCTCCGTGGACGACGCCGGCGAGGTGCTCACCCTGCAGCGCGCCGCCTTCGTGCAGGAGGCGCTCATCTACGACGCCGTCGACATGCCGCCGCTCACGCAGACCCTCGACGAGGTTCGCGCGGAGCTCGAGGAGAACCTCGGATGCGTCGCCCTCGACGGCGAGCGCATCGTGGGCTGCGTGCGGGCACGCCTCGACGGCGACCTGCTGCTCATCGGCCGGATCGCGATCGCCCCCGACCAGCAGGGATCGGGCCTCGGCACCTCGCTGCTGTCCGCCGTCGAGGAGCGCGGCAGGGATGCCGGGGCGACGACCGCCGAGCTGTTCACCGGGTCGCTGAGCGAGGCGAACCTCCGCCTCTACGAGCGCGAGGGGTACGAGGAGAGCGAACGGGTCCCCGGCGACGACGGGACCGAGCAGGTCTTCCTGCGCAAGCGGCTCTGAACCGGCCGTCCCTCTCCGTCCGGGAGAATGGTCCTATGACGCGCATCGCCTTCCTTGACGTGGACGGAACCATCCTGGAGCACGGGACGGCCATCGCCGACTCGACCATCACCGCCATCCGGACGGCACGCGAGAACGGGCACCTCGTCTATCTCTGCACCGGGCGAGCAGCGGGTGACATCCACCCCAAGGTCCGCGAGATCGGCTACGACGGCGCGATCACGAACGGCGGCGCCTACGCCGTCCGCGGGGACGACCTGCTGTTCGCCGACCCGATGCCCCGTGAGGACACCGACCGGCTGATCTCGTACTTCGAGTCGGAGGACATCGACTACTTCCTCCAGTCCGACGAAGCGGTCTTCGCGAGCGAGGGTGTCGGCGCGATGCTCGACGAATACTTCGCCGAGCGCCGCAAGCGTCACCTCGAGGACGCCCGCCGTCTCGGGCAGACCGACGTCGTCGAACCGAAGCCGATCGTCACCTACCGCCCCGTCGCCGACGCCGACCTCGATGCGATCGCGAAGACCACCTTCATCAGCAAGCGCTCCGACAGCGTCGACCGGGCCCAGACCGACCTCGGCGATCGCTTCCATGTCATCCCCGGCAGCATCCCGCTCCCCGGCGGGTCCAACGGCGAGATCGGCCTGCGCGGCACGAACAAGGGCTCGGCGATTTTGCGGGTGCTCGACATCCTCGGACTCGACGCCGCCGACGCGGTCGGCATCGGCGACAGCTGGAACGACGCGGAGATGTTCGACGTCGTCGGCTCGCCCGTCGCGATGGGCAACGCCGACCCCGCCCTCAAGGAGCGCGCCGGCAACGTCACGACCGACGTCCTCGACGACGGGGTGTGGAACGCGTTCGTCAAGCTCGGCCTGGTCTGACCGGCTCGCCGCGGCGCGTACGCGGACGCAATAGATCGGGCGCGACACCCCGGCATCCGCCCGCCGTCGACGGCGTGTCGGGCCGAAACCCTTGCATCCGCGAACGGGTCAGTCGAGGAAGATGTCGGGGAACAGCTCGGTGTCGGGCGTCCCCGGCGTCGCCGCGTAGCGAGAGAAGTCGGTGACGCCCGCGTCGCGCAGCACGTCCTCGACGATCAGCGTCTGGCCGGTGTAGTCGCGGGCGGGCTTGCAGAGCACCTCGTACGCCGCGTCGGCGTAGACCTCGGGGGTTCGGCTGACCTTCATCATGCGATCGCCGCCGAGGGCGAACTGCACGGCGGCCGTCGCGATCGTCGTCTGCGGCCACAGGGTGTTCGCGGCGACGCCGTCCTTCGCGAACTCCGCGGCCATGCCGAGGGTCGCCATCGTCATGCCGTACTTGGCGAGCGTGTAGCCGGTGTGCGCGCCGAGCCATTTCGGAGACAGGTTGAGGGGCGGCGACAGCGACAGGATGTGGGGGTTCGCGGCATCCGTCAGCATCGGGAGCGCCGCCCGCGAGAGCATGAACGTGCCGCGCACGTTGACGTCCTGCATGAGGTCGTACTTCTTCGCCGCGAGCTCGAGCGAGCCCGACAGGTCGATGACCGAGGCGTTGTTGACGACGATGTCGATCCCGCCGAACTCGCCCTGCGTCTTCAGGACGGCCTCGGTGATGTCGCCGTCCTCGCGGACGTCGCCGACGATGGGGAGCGCCTGCCCGCCGGCCGCGCGGATCTGCTCGGCCGCCGAGTGGACGGTGCCCTCGAGCTTGGGATGCGGGGTGTCGGTCTTGGCGAGCAGGGCGATGTTCGCACCGTCGCGCGCGGCGCGCAGGGCGATCGCGAGGCCGATGCCGCGGCTGCCGCCCGACATGAGGATGGTCTTTCCGGCGAGGGTCATGGGTTCTCCAGGGGATCAGGAACGACGGGACCGGGATGCCGCGGCGAAAGCGGCGACGCGGGTCTTCGAGTCGTCGGTGTCGAACGCGGCACCGATCGTGCGGGCCTCATCGTCGAGGTTGTCGGCGAACGGCCGGTGGGCACCCGTGCGGACCAGGCGCTTCGCCTGCCCGAACGCGCCGCTCGCGCCGTCGAGCCAGGCCCGCGCGATCTGCTCGGCGCGGTCGCCCGGCTGATCGACGACCTCGGCCACGAGCCCCCAGTCGAGCGCCGTGGCGGCATCGATCGTCGTGTCGGTGAGCAGCAGCTGCAGCGCGCGGCGCTGCCCGATGGCGGCCGGCAGCAGCGTCGAGACGCCGAGGTCGGGCGTCAGCCCGATGTTCGCGTACTTGCTGACGAAGACGGCCCGCGGCGCGGCCACGACGTAGTCGGCCGTCAGCATCAGGCCGAGTCCGCCGCCGGCGACGGCGCCCTGCACCGCGGCGACCATCGGGATCGACGACTCGACGAAGGTCCGGATGCCGTCGTGGATCACCCCGGCCATCTCGGTGATCGTGCTGCCACTGCCGCCGGAGGTCGCCATCTGCACGACGTCGCCGCCGGCGCAGAACGCGGGGCCACCGGCATCCAGCACGATCGCTCCGACCGTGCCGTCGCTCGTCAGCTCGTGCGCCAGGTCGCGCCAGCGCCTGCCCATCTCGAAGTCCATCGCGTTCAGCGACGCCGGGCGGTTGAAGGTCAGCCGGGCGAGCGCGCCGTCGCGCTGCAGCAGGATCGTGTCACTCATCGGGTCTCCACTCACTTCGGTGCCATGCGGATCGAGCCGTCCAGACGGATCGTCTCACCGTTGAGGTAACCGTTCTCGACAATGTGCTCCACAAGCGCCGCATACTCATCCGGCCTGCCTAGTCGCGCCGGGTAGGGCACCTGCTGCCCGAGCGACTCCTGCGCGGCTTCGGGGAGGCCCGCGAGCATCGGGGTCTCCATGATCCCGGGCGCGATCGTGCAGACGCGGATGCCGGAGCGCGCCAGCTCGCGCGCGATCGGCAGGGTCATCGCGTGCACGCCGCCCTTGCTCGCCGAATACGCGGGCTGGCCGATCTGCCCGTCGAAGGCGGCGACGGAGGCCGTGTTCACGATGACACCGCGGTCCCCGGATGCCGTGGGTTCGGTCGCGGCCATCGCCGCGGCTGCCTGCGCGATGACGGTGTACGTCCCGATGAGGTTGATGCGGATGATCCGCTCGAAGTCCGCGACCGGGTTCGGCGAGCCGTCCCGGGCGAGCACCTTCGCGGGCGGCGCGATGCCGGCGCAGTTCACGGCGACGCGCAGCGGTGCGACGGCGGATGCCGCGGCCACGGCGGCCTCGACCTGTGCGGCATCCGTCACATCGGCGGCCGCGAAGGTGCCGCCGAGCTCTGCCGCGATCTCGGCTCCGGCGGACGACAGCAGGTCGACGACGACGACGTGCGCGCCCTGCGCCGCGAGGCGGCGGGCGGTGGCGAGCCCGAGGCCGCTGGCTCCCCCGGTGACGAGGGCGGATGCTCCGGCGATGTCCATGCGCTCTCCTTCGAACGGTATCGGGTCCCACGTAGGGCGCGACTGGGTGCCACTGCAATGGGATGCCTCCAGGCTAGCCGTCCCACGCTGCGGGCACGACAAACCGATCCCCGCGACGGCAGGATGGAGGGATGTCGATCCCGCAGCACGACGCTCCGGTGCCGCCGATCGCGCGCCGGCTCGCGCGCGGCGCTGCCCTCGCTCCGGTCTGGACCAACAAGCTCGGCGGGATGACGCTGCGCACCGACGACGAGCGTTTCATCAAGATCGGGCCCGTGCACCTCGAGACCTCGATGGCCGACGAAGCGGAGCGGCTGGCGTGGGCGGCGCCGTACGTCCGCGTACCGACCGTCGTCGAGCAGGGCGACGACGGCGAGACCGAGTGGCTCGTCACCAGAGCGATCGCCGGGCTCTCGGCCGTGCACCCCGACTGGGTGGCGCGCCCCGAGACGGCGGTCCGGGCGATCGGCGAGGGCCTTCGCGCACTGCACGAGAGTCTGCCCGTGGCATCCTGCCCGTTCGACTGGACCGTGCCCTCCCGGGTCGCGAACGCGGCGCAGCGTGGTGTGGTCGTGCCGGCCGTACTTCGCGAGGGTCCACCGATCGAGCAGCTCGTCGTCTGCCACGGCGACGCGTGCGCCCCCAACACGCTCATCGGCGACGACGGCCGATGGAGCGGTCACGTGGACATGGGCCAGCTCGGCTTGGGCGATCGATGGGGCGACATCGCCGTCGCCGCGATGAGCACCGGCTGGAACTACGGTCCCGGCTGGGACGGCCTGCTGCTCGAGGCGTACGGCGTCGAGCCGGACGAGGAACGCCTCGCGTACTACCGCGACCTCTGGAACGCGACGTGAGGCGTCAGCGCATGGCGGCGTCGAACACCGCCACCGCGGCGAGGTAGCCGGCGACGACGAGGGCCGTCGACACGAGCGGCACCCACGCGAAGTCCCGACCGGTCCGCCGGGCGACGATCGCCGCGGACACGGTGACGAGGATGCTCACCGCTATCGCCGAGACGAAGAGCGTGCCCGCGGCATCCGCTGTCGCCCAGTCACACGATGGCGCGCACGCTCCACCGGCGAAGACGGTGTGGAAGAACCAGAGCACGACAGTCACGACGATCGCGACCACCTGCAGGACGGCGACGGCCAGGACCGCGCCCGCGCCGGTGCGACGCGCGGGCGGAGGCACGGTGCCGATGGTCATACCGCGGACGCTACCAGTCGCGGCGCATACGGAGTCCGCGCCATGATGAAGCCGTGGCTGAGCACCCGGTGATGTTCCGCGACGACGATCCTCTGCTGGCCGTCGTCCGCAGACATGCGCTCGCCTTGCCCGAGGCGCAGGAGAAGGTCAGTCACGGACGTCCGGCGTTCTTCACCACGAAGGTCTTCGCGTACTTCGGCGGGTCCGTGCGCCGTGGCCCGGGCGAATTCGAACGCCACGACACCGCGGTGATGGTCCTGCCGGATGCCGCTGACGAACCGGCCCTGCGCCAGGACCTGCGCTTCTGGACCCCCGCGTACCTCGGACCGTCGGGGTGGCTCGGGATCGACCTCGCCGACCTCGACGAGACCGAGCTCGCTGAACTCCTCGACGCCTCGTATAGGCGGACGGCGCCTTCGCGCCTCGTTCGCCGCCTCGACGACCCGGGGGGCGCTTAGGCTCGTCCGGTGAGTGAACGGACGAGCACCGGGTTCCGCCTT is a genomic window containing:
- the rlmN gene encoding 23S rRNA (adenine(2503)-C(2))-methyltransferase RlmN, translating into MTEPTSARPEGMSAVRTTTPKQVRPATEGWTQAKDAEGRPLLQFASPKRGKPPVHLADLDHDARVEKLKELGMPGFRAGQLEKHYFQHYTSDPAHMTDLPAGNREELVGGLLPNLMTEVRRLETDGGDTIKFLWRLHDGALVESVLMRYTGRITLCVSSQAGCGMNCPFCATGQAGLTRNMSAAEIVDQVVRANRLIADGGLGDPRKVGHKDERVTNIVFMGMGEPLANYARVMQAVRTMVDKKHGLGMSARGITVSTVGLVPAIRKLSNEDIPVTFALSLHAPDDLLRDELIPVNSRWKVDEALDAAREYFEKTGRRVSIEYALIKDMNDHAWRADLLADKLNQRGRGWVHVNPIPLNPTPGSIWTSSDVDVQNEFVRRLNEAGIPTTLRDTRGKEIDGACGQLVATEDDQVAAASV
- a CDS encoding PRD domain-containing protein, whose translation is MTDGAPRRRGTVVHKVLNNNVVISLDEQGRERVLMGRGLGFQLKPTDSLDPAKVEKTFILDAGEDGERERRMLTDTPYPIIEAVSRAVDQAERTLGHHLGRRLTVAVIDHVQFVLERLDKGIRIPTANMPELRVLHPAEFAAAAAMAASISEALGTELPAEEAVFLTMHLLNATRDEPNGTAALLFRRVQHVVLTVENGLGVKLDVESPDYARFVLHIQFLLQRLVSRSMLRSADSSFFEFAKHSYPRSYAIAQEVKAYVRAATESELTDEELLYVIVHVERLASQVTASPE
- a CDS encoding beta-glucoside-specific PTS transporter subunit IIABC, with the translated sequence MDYSKTAAGVLKGVGGEENVSSLVHCATRLRFVLKDESKADSAAVKATPGVVTVAQAGGQYQVVIGNDVPDVFAEIGKISKLGAASADGAASDAPKGNLFNRFISMISAIFTPVLWALAGTGLLKAFLAAAVTFGWIATDTSTYAVLNALSDAFINFLPIALSITAARYFKANEWTSLAIAGALVYPTMAGLVGQPGLSFFGIPFTMVSYVSSVIPIIVIVWLQSYAEKFLYRVLPGAVKRFMTPMIVVLIAVPLVFVVIGPISDLLGGGLGKGIGWVFENAPWAGGAIMGGLWQVFVIFGLHWGLVPLFTLEFQTTGQILLVGPVFAAVLAQAAAVAGVWVRARNKNLKSLAAPATLSGFLAGITEPAIYGINLPLKRPFAFGIVGGAIGGAIIGIGGVFAKAFVVPSGLALPALFGNGNMFMLVIGLGVAIVVPFLLTVIIGFVEPAEDAAPAPATAENDLAVLSPLDGTVVPLSETPDAAFAEGALGDGVAILPRSGALYAPFDATIAAAFPTGHAIGLRHADGAEVLIHIGIDTVKLGGQHFDVKVTTGQQVKAGDLLVEFDGDAIEKAGYDLTTPIVVTNGELYPAITDRAAGPIAHGEPLFTAVSVESAAVTA
- a CDS encoding glycoside hydrolase family 1 protein; its protein translation is MSTISFPDGFLWGGATAANQLEGAYLEDGKGLSIQDVMPQGIMTPRSEGPTDDNLKQVGIDFYHRYAEDIALFAEMGFKTFRFSIAWSRIFPKGDETEPNEAGLAFYDRVLDELERHGIEPLVTISHYETPLHLAETYDGWVNRDMIGFYERYVRTLFSRYGARVKYWLTFNEINSIVHAPFMSGGINTPKDELSPSDLYQAIHHELVASALATKVARELAPNAQVGCMVLSMPVYPLTPNPDDVFAALTTERVNLAFGDIHVRGEYPGYYLRSLREQGVELNITDEDRTLLKENTVDFVSFSYYSSICETTDESKRVMGEGNLFGGVKNPTLKESEWGWQIDPVGLRLVLNQFWDRWQKPLFIVENGLGAKDQLVEVDGVKTVQDDYRIAYLQAHLEAVGEAIADGVDLMGYTTWGCIDLVSASTAQLSKRYGFIYVDRNDDGSGSLDRYKKASFDWYAEVIRTNGASLAR
- the mmuM gene encoding homocysteine S-methyltransferase gives rise to the protein MPDVRAVIAGRPLVLDGGLGTMLEARGHDLAGALWSAGVLIEAPGDVRDVHAEFVAAGAEVITTASYQLGYDNLGAAGYDQAAVDRLLTASVRLAREAAQGRAWVAASVGPFGAVRADGSEYTGDYGVSATDLARWHRRRIEVLAAAGADLLAIETIASPVEVEAIALALEGVDVPAWISVSAASTAFDGGGLASALATAASASGVVAVGANCCPPDLIPAVFSHVPAGVAAVVYPNSGERWDAASRTWRGEPGSAFTDVDDWVDAGARLVGGCCRTTPADIAALAARLGTPGNNDAAVANHDRIGGQVSAPATRRSCG
- a CDS encoding GNAT family N-acetyltransferase, with protein sequence MTTSRIRPISVDDAGEVLTLQRAAFVQEALIYDAVDMPPLTQTLDEVRAELEENLGCVALDGERIVGCVRARLDGDLLLIGRIAIAPDQQGSGLGTSLLSAVEERGRDAGATTAELFTGSLSEANLRLYEREGYEESERVPGDDGTEQVFLRKRL
- a CDS encoding Cof-type HAD-IIB family hydrolase, translating into MTRIAFLDVDGTILEHGTAIADSTITAIRTARENGHLVYLCTGRAAGDIHPKVREIGYDGAITNGGAYAVRGDDLLFADPMPREDTDRLISYFESEDIDYFLQSDEAVFASEGVGAMLDEYFAERRKRHLEDARRLGQTDVVEPKPIVTYRPVADADLDAIAKTTFISKRSDSVDRAQTDLGDRFHVIPGSIPLPGGSNGEIGLRGTNKGSAILRVLDILGLDAADAVGIGDSWNDAEMFDVVGSPVAMGNADPALKERAGNVTTDVLDDGVWNAFVKLGLV
- a CDS encoding SDR family oxidoreductase, whose product is MTLAGKTILMSGGSRGIGLAIALRAARDGANIALLAKTDTPHPKLEGTVHSAAEQIRAAGGQALPIVGDVREDGDITEAVLKTQGEFGGIDIVVNNASVIDLSGSLELAAKKYDLMQDVNVRGTFMLSRAALPMLTDAANPHILSLSPPLNLSPKWLGAHTGYTLAKYGMTMATLGMAAEFAKDGVAANTLWPQTTIATAAVQFALGGDRMMKVSRTPEVYADAAYEVLCKPARDYTGQTLIVEDVLRDAGVTDFSRYAATPGTPDTELFPDIFLD
- a CDS encoding enoyl-CoA hydratase/isomerase family protein; this translates as MSDTILLQRDGALARLTFNRPASLNAMDFEMGRRWRDLAHELTSDGTVGAIVLDAGGPAFCAGGDVVQMATSGGSGSTITEMAGVIHDGIRTFVESSIPMVAAVQGAVAGGGLGLMLTADYVVAAPRAVFVSKYANIGLTPDLGVSTLLPAAIGQRRALQLLLTDTTIDAATALDWGLVAEVVDQPGDRAEQIARAWLDGASGAFGQAKRLVRTGAHRPFADNLDDEARTIGAAFDTDDSKTRVAAFAAASRSRRS
- a CDS encoding SDR family NAD(P)-dependent oxidoreductase, translating into MDIAGASALVTGGASGLGLATARRLAAQGAHVVVVDLLSSAGAEIAAELGGTFAAADVTDAAQVEAAVAAASAVAPLRVAVNCAGIAPPAKVLARDGSPNPVADFERIIRINLIGTYTVIAQAAAAMAATEPTASGDRGVIVNTASVAAFDGQIGQPAYSASKGGVHAMTLPIARELARSGIRVCTIAPGIMETPMLAGLPEAAQESLGQQVPYPARLGRPDEYAALVEHIVENGYLNGETIRLDGSIRMAPK